In Kazachstania africana CBS 2517 chromosome 11, complete genome, the DNA window TATTCAACTTTCTTCAGAAAAGAATTGTGATTACTGCCTCTTTAGTTAGTGTCAAAAAGGTAATGAGTTCTATTCACTGACATAAATATACCTATGCACTGGCCGACTCgcattagaaaatattaaataCAAGTTATATCTTGTAAACACTTTACATCTCAAGAACGCTAATGGCAATGAAGTAAGCTATAATTGTTAGAAAAGTAATATGATAGGCGATTTCAATGCCGCAAAAACTCAGAATACACTAAGATCTGCATAATGTTACGAGTGatttatttcaaaactgCATCTCTGCACATGACAATACATGCTTTGAATCCGGTGATTGATCATTTTCGATGTATATGCATCAGAAATTGCTTGGAACAGCTCAAATACCTAAAAGCGTGACTTAGTACCACTAGTGGACATATAGGTTTCAAATATATGCTTTTGTTCCATTTACCAGTATGATTTCTCCGTGTAATCGTGCATAAGCTACATCCAGTGGGAAGACATTGCAAGATGCTACCAATTCTCAACTATTGATCTAAACTCAAATTAATAGTATAAATCGCGGTGATAACTCTCAGTTTAGGGGATGTGCACACATATACTCTTATGAGGTCATGTAGCAGTGTATAATAATTATTGCATTATCAATATGCCGCATGAACCCTATTTATAAAATGTTCTGACACCAACAAAATGGCTGCTctataaaaaattcatgCACCGAATTTTGGGAGAACCACCTTTccttatatataaaaaagaattatttacTGTGAACAGACTCGCCGCTTGAGCCAATGGCTGTAGAAGCCTAGCCCATTGATACATAGCAAAAATAATGCTTGATCTCCTTTATTCTTCAACATACAGAAGGGTACATCAGcagaaaaaaaggaaaaagtaataatgataaaCATTTATTATTCGGTTGTAAtccattattgatttttcttgcCTAAGTTGTAGATGGCCGGACCCAAAGGTTAATTCATAAGAACAAGTCGGACTCTCTGGGTTGCTGGCCCCTTTTGCAGTTGCATAACTTGTTTGAATGCGAAACAAGATCAAATTCTCACTGAATCTCTGAAAAAATAGATTACGTGAAGCTTTAAATAAAcgattgaaattttttgaatgttTGCTCAAGTATTCAATGCCACCCTTGGTAAGTCATCGTTGAAGTATCAGGATCAAACTGTGAGTACTACCTGTGTAAAACGTCCAGACCCTGGTTTGCCAGCATTTATATTCGTACTCTGAAGAAAATGTGTCAGATGAATCCCCAATGGTACCACGGCCTATCCATACAAACTGTGGTTCACCACTACAACTGTTTTTCATTGCATATCAAGtcttcatctaataaaaaGCCTTTGTAAAATCACGGCATCTCAGGCAgcttgaaaaagaagactcaaattatttcaagGAGCGCAACGCTAACTGTGCACGCATCTCAATTTCTCGAACTAAGACGCTATATAAAACGAAGGAGATCTGCAAACATCTATAGTCGGATAAGCTAACGTACTGTCAACAAAACACTCGGCCTGGAGAAAGATCAACTGGAAGAAGACTCAAGTAATGGTACTCCTGTGATAAATGAAGAACCCTTTTACGACTCTAGTACTAGCAGACGTTTTCACTTCATGGTTTATCCTTGTTGTTAGCCCAAGTGCTATTCATTTTTGCTGTATCACACGTTGTGTACTACTCAGAAAAAAGGTATAGGTGTAGGGGTTTCAACCATGAGACTTTATTAACATTCTTTTGATgttttgatcaatttttgcCTTGTCCTCGAGCTTTGTCATCCAGCATGACTGCTTATATACTGTGAGTGCAATAGTCCAATTCCATGTTTTGCATGAGCTTCTCTGTAAGAACTACGAATTTGGAGAAGAGACCAATCGACCAGGAGTCACTAgtagaaaagaaaactcCTTCGGGgattatcaaatctataAGAGGGAAACAGGTTGCTTTTTCCATATCCACCTCGGCCCACTGCTATAGCTTTAGCTGGACTTCTTTATCTCGTGAAAACTTTGACCTTTCCATCAAATCTCTCATACCTTCTCTACTATTGGAACTACTCATAGGTGGGATCGTGTACGATACGAAACTTGGTGACAAGATGGGCTTTTTTATGTCGAGAAAAGGTTTGATAGCTTGGTTCGTCGTGCAAGTAACAGTCCTTGTGGGTTTGACTGTTTTACTCATTCACGATAAATTCCCGACTTTGATGTTGGACCTGTGGGTTGAACTATTGTTTATATCCTATCCTGTCTTAATCATCGTTAACGGTGTCAGGAAACTCTCTCCTGGCCAAGATTATGTAGCTGCCACATTGCTTTCTCTCATAATTCCTATGCTATCTTCAGGAGTCATGCTCTTACTTGAATAAGCTATGGAGCACTCATAACAAGAATGCTGGTGTACCGTACTACATTACATATACATATAAAACACTCGCTCTATATTTCTTTAGAGTATAATATGAGATAACACTTTGAAAACTGTCATAATCACCCTGCTCGAAGTAGATCAGGCACCGAATATTCTGGAGAAATTCTGTACGACAGAAAAGACCATATTTGTTTTGACTAATCGAAGTTATACGAACCCCAACAATGAGACTATTCTAAATGATAAAAGAACTGTCATTAAAGGAATAAGCATGCCTCTCTgtcttctctttttttagaTTTATGACAGACGTAAAGTCACAATTTGGATCGTTCTAAGAGCgtcaaaaaaagaaaagtgcAAAACATTTTAGGAAGCCAATGATCACAGGACCAGATGTTTATCAATAAGAGGTATTAAACGTTTGCTTGACCActgataataaagaatgCAGAAGTAAGATATCTCAGAAGTTACTCGAATACAGATACAGAATTGTTACCAATAAGATCATCAACAATACCAAGATGGCAGTGTAAGATGAtaaatgaataaaaataataggAAGCAAAAAAACGAAAATAGCATAGATTATTTTAGGAGAATCAGAAAGATATAAGACTGTACAGTTATCCATGATTTTAATCAGAATGAAGCTTATGCCTGATTAAAAGATAATCTCGTCTAGCTCAGGAAGAACaacaattatttcattCCTTATTTATCCCTCTTTCAGGAAATTAGTTCAGGAGATATTTACAGATATTATGTAGAAAAATGGATTCGTTTTGCTGTCTTTGACTTTACACCTTGGAAAAACTTTGACGAACCCTGCCCTACTCTGAATGTTTTCGCCTATCGTTATCATCTTGATGCTATAAAGGCTTTGGTAAACTGTGTCCCTTTTGTCAAGTGGTCAGAACCTAGGGCCATTGCTCGAAAGTTGATTGGCCCTCAAGATGGTAATGACTTTTACTCAGTATTtaaattaatatataatgCGATCCTTAAACAACCTCACAGAGAATCATCCAATACTTTCACACTTAGTGTCGCCGGACAGTTTGCAACTCTCAAACGTCATACTATGTCCTTTGGTTACATTAGGGAGATGCGAAAAAGTCTGGATAATGAATTCGATAAACTTGTGAGATCTTTAGTTAAACATCCGATTTTCCCCGATGTCACTATCGCATTCAATGGCACCCTCAGGAACTCAACTTTGAGTATCTCCGACCATACTGCTAGTGGTGCATGTTctatttttgaagttgtttCTGTTGCATTGATGCCAAACGCCACTACCCAGTGGATGAGATCCCAGGATGCTGCACGTGAGCATGTCAGGAACGCAATCAAATTGACTATTGACAATAATATTGTAGATTACACCAGGTTTTCCTTTGAGATTTACAGAGCTGAGTATTCTGAGCTTTGTCGGCATTTCAAGggatatttttattgatcCTGCCTTCAaccttttcttcattcaGTTTACTTACAACAAAAATGGAACGTATGACAATGGGGTCTTGTTCTTGGACAGATTGGCTTCGGGAAAGCTGCTATGGTTTATGTGTATTTTGAGATCATTCATCTTTGGTCTACCTGGAGACGGGATAATCAAGTTCAAATAGATATGCCTCCTAGTCACAGAGGTGAAATCCTGTTCAAGAAGGTGAGGCTGCACTGGTCGAAGTCTGTGCCACTGAAGCTGATGAGGACGACGAGGGAAAAAACACTGACTAGTACAGAGAGGTTAAGAATTTGGGTCAAGAGATATGTAGGAATCATCAGGATGCTCATCTGTTTGTAAgaagatttctttttttagaTAGCAGAAACTTCAGGCTTGTTAATTTGAACGCTTTTAAGACCGCGCAGCCACCCAATGTTGAGTTGAAACAGCATTGTGCTATTAGATCGTTTCGTCAGGCATTAGTATGTTTTGTCGAATTATCTGGTAAGACCTAAAATTACGCTGTTGAGACACATGATCCTTTTAATGCGTGTCAGGCAGGCAGAGCTACACGATCCATAAAAAAGTTCATGATGCAGATCAAGTACATGTGGAAGCTAGCCCACTGATAAGATTCCTGACTCTGAACTTTTAAAAGAATCTGCGCCAGTTGTTCCAAAAGGAATCACAGTTCATACTACAGTATGCTGAATTACTACTACTTTGGAGTGGTGGCTCAGATATACTTATAAGGAGTTTGTTTGTTTTCAATGGGAGAAGAATGTAGGTATGAACAGTTATACTTTTCACCCTATTGAATCGTCCAAAAGCCCGGATCTATTAGCTCTTTTCCATCTCCTAATTGATGGATGTAATGTTCTTTTTACCTATTGGTTGAACAGAAAATAATACGAGTGTATCCGCTTCTTTCTGTCAGTTGACTTCAGTGGATAGTAATACCTTGCTAAAGTAATTGGTAAATGTTGGACAGTACAGATGGCTCTTCTCATAAATgcttctaaattttttcccCGGTGAAAAGTATATTTAAAGGAAACGGTTTGACGTTGCTGATACTGTAAATATCGATCAGCAGAGGAATTCCAACTACAGAGTATAGAAAGAAGCTCATGGAGTTTTAGCGTATAACTATTTTTTATTGGTTTCTAAAAGTAGCAAGGCATTACACGTAGTGAATAATTAGGCTAACGATGGAGCCGTTTGGTAATTCGCGAGAGGATAACATATGTAATACTCGAAAGATAGCAACGTTTGTTACTTGGTGTCGCTAGCTGTGGTATTGTTCGTATGTTGGGTGAAGCCTAAAAGTAAGTTCAACAGAGCTATTGTAGTTGCGAGTATTTGTGCCGCTGCTGTTGTCGGTATTTTAGGTACCTGCCAACTTTATCTGGACTTATACATTGAATATGTACTTGAAACTTACAGAGTGGTGCGTGCTAGATGGTAATATAGGCCTAAAAAGGTTAGATTTGACATATTAGGGATTTCGATGTATTGACGGTTATAGTTGTTGATTTACCGAAATAACGCTACAGTATGTCTTGTCAAGCACCTCTCTTAACACTGTCATTGTATAGTTGCCgtttttttcattctctACTTATGTGCTCTATTAGATATGGCTCCCCAGATACAAgcataataaattaaaacaTATTAGGCGTTTATGAATTGTACATAAAATGAAGTAGTACGGTTCTCATTTCTTATATTGGGATGCCATTTTATGGCTGGTATCCAAAAGCATTGTCTTTATCAAAGATCTATTATCCTGTCTGTCAGTACGTGTGGCTACCACTTGTATTTGAACATCTAGTATAACTTGCTCTTCTTTAGGAGACTTGGTATGTACTCTTGTTTTCCTCGAATAAGATAAAAGCGAAGATCTGATCTTGAAGAACTTGTTCCATTGTTTAACGGCATCGAGAAAAGTAAACAATTAACGTAGTTAAATATCAGGATTAGTCAATGAAAGTTGCCATCGATGAATCCTTTTCCACTATGGAAGATTAGAATCTTGATGAGAGAAGCTGTAAAGCTATCTTCTGAATACGTTGCTGTGTGATATTGTCTCGGTCCGCTATGTTTGGagtaatattgaaaaggtaCAATCTATAACTAATGAGCAAGTAGGAGGTTCTAAATTAAGCCAGCCAAGGTTTCTACACTCAATGGTGCTATCATCACCAAATTGGTGGCACattaatgatattattagatttgGATCCGCCGCAGTATGATATTGGA includes these proteins:
- the KAFR0K02600 gene encoding uncharacterized protein → MFCMSFSVRTTNLEKRPIDQESLVEKKTPSGIIKSIRGKQVAFSISTSAHCYSFSWTSLSRENFDLSIKSLIPSLLLELLIGGIVYDTKLGDKMGFFMSRKGLIAWFVVQVTVLVGLTVLLIHDKFPTLMLDLWVELLFISYPVLIIVNGVRKLSPGQDYVAATLLSLIIPMLSSGVMLLLE